Genomic DNA from Marinobacter sp. LV10MA510-1:
CAACAGGCGGAAGCCGCGCCAGAACCACTTGTCGATCCACTTCTGAATGATGGGCACGTTGTCTTCGTGCTGTTCCAGAATGAACTTGATCACTTCCAGGCCCAGCGTCATGTGGCGGGCTTCATCCGACTGCGCAGAAAACCCGAATGTGACCGTTGCCATATCACCGTTGTAGGCGGCACCAGACATGAATGGCACAAACAGCAGATTGGTCAAAACGTATTCAAACGAAAAGGAAATTGCCGTCAGGAACTCAAATGGGCCGGCCGAACGCGCATCATCAAAAAAGGATTTGGGAACCGACAGGAACCAGACCCGGTCGTGCTGATACGAGGCATCGTGCAGGCCGTTAAAGTGCTTGTTGTAGTGGCTCATTGCGTGCTGCTGAGTTTGCGCGTGGCGCAGCTCGTCAATCGCTTGCATCTGGCAGGCAACTCGCGCACCGGCACCACTAAACTGGCGCCCCACCCGCGCGTAACCCTGGTACGCAGCGTATTCAAGCGGTGATATGCCAGAAAGGAACAGCTTTAGAGCGTTCACGTAACGGGCGTCTGTAATATTCTGTTGGCCGTTATTCTGGGCAAACGCATCAAAAATGGCGTAAAGCTTCTTCTCTTTCTCGGCCTGATACTTCCAGTAGGTATCCATGGTCAGGCGGAACGGATCTTCCCATTGGTCCCAGTTAATGATCTTGATACCTTCAAAACTCTCATCCGGGTAGATGTCTTCGTGTTTCTCGTAAGTTGGCTCCCACGCCATGTCACGCGTGAGATACTGGTATTTGTCTTTAAGGTTCAACTTCTTATTTTTGCTAGCCATGTCAGATCTCCCGATCAGCTCCACGAAACAATGAAATGGTCGTCGTCTTCGTCGACATTGCCGCCAATACTAATAACCTCAAGCAGCATTTCCTGAACTTCCCAATCCCTGCCAAGCGTCTCTTCCATGGTTTCCCGGTTAATCACCAGACGCTTCTCGGCGGTAATGCGAATCATCGCCGGCGAATGTTGCACTTCGGCCTCCGGATTATCTTTAACGATCGCCTCTACCAGGTAGCGAGCGTTGTCGTTGTCCTGAAATGCCATAAATACTTTCTGGCTCATGCCTGAACTCCTGTGCTCTCAAGACCTACTTTTTTAAGACGAGTTGAAAGCTCGGCACGGAGTTCATCCAGAGCGTCTAATCCCGTTGTGGCCTGAGCGATGGGTTTGAGTGCTTCGTAGACCCTAGGCTCCCAATGATCAATCCAGCTCTGGACTTGCTCGCGATTACTGTCGCTTTCAGCCACCACGGTTTTAATCATGGCGTTGGTCCAGCGCAGAGACTCCTTGTACCAGTCGCGTTGGAACTCGGTGAGCATGGATACATTTTCAGCCCCCTGTTCGCCAAACCACGCATCCATCCGGTCGTAGACCAGCGGATACATGAGCCCATCAAGCAGTACGTTCTGCACCAAGGTTATTTCGAACCAGTCATCGATGACCAAAGTGCCTTCTACCAATTTCCGCAGAGGCTGCCACAGCTCGTCGTCCATCCAATAGGTTTTGGACTCATCAAGGGCAGTACCGGTGCTGCCATCAAGCAGCAACGCTATACGAGACAGATACTGGCCCATACCCAGGTGATCCGTAGCGGCAAACATGTGCATCTGTGACACGGTGGTTGCGGTCGAATCGCTGGCAATCTTGCTGTTATTC
This window encodes:
- a CDS encoding aromatic/alkene/methane monooxygenase hydroxylase/oxygenase subunit alpha yields the protein MASKNKKLNLKDKYQYLTRDMAWEPTYEKHEDIYPDESFEGIKIINWDQWEDPFRLTMDTYWKYQAEKEKKLYAIFDAFAQNNGQQNITDARYVNALKLFLSGISPLEYAAYQGYARVGRQFSGAGARVACQMQAIDELRHAQTQQHAMSHYNKHFNGLHDASYQHDRVWFLSVPKSFFDDARSAGPFEFLTAISFSFEYVLTNLLFVPFMSGAAYNGDMATVTFGFSAQSDEARHMTLGLEVIKFILEQHEDNVPIIQKWIDKWFWRGFRLLSLVGMMMDYMLPNKVMSWAEAWEMYYEQSGGALFKELERYGIRPPKYQDVANAAKNHSSHQTWATFYQYSQATNFHTWMPQEEEMAWLSEKYPETFDKYYRDRFEHWDKEQKEGNRFYNNTLPQLCQVCQIPTIMTEKDDPTVFSHRQIKHEGERYHFCSDGCCDIFKNEPEKYIQAWMPVHQIYQGNCGGADVATVVEKYYHIVPGVDNMEYIGSPDHQRWLDIKGLKPLSASRDKTAAA
- a CDS encoding MmoB/DmpM family protein — protein: MSQKVFMAFQDNDNARYLVEAIVKDNPEAEVQHSPAMIRITAEKRLVINRETMEETLGRDWEVQEMLLEVISIGGNVDEDDDHFIVSWS
- a CDS encoding aromatic/alkene monooxygenase hydroxylase subunit beta, which codes for MSVEIKTTSVEPIRNTYSAIARRFGDKPATRYQEASFDLAATTNFHYRPLWDPKRTLNDPTRTALRMEDWYSVTDPRQFFYGAYVGNRAKMQEAAESSFAFCDKRNLLTRLPEETQKQLLRLLVPFRHVALGANMNNSKIASDSTATTVSQMHMFAATDHLGMGQYLSRIALLLDGSTGTALDESKTYWMDDELWQPLRKLVEGTLVIDDWFEITLVQNVLLDGLMYPLVYDRMDAWFGEQGAENVSMLTEFQRDWYKESLRWTNAMIKTVVAESDSNREQVQSWIDHWEPRVYEALKPIAQATTGLDALDELRAELSTRLKKVGLESTGVQA